DNA from Microbacterium foliorum:
GCGATGGCGGCCCTGCTGGCCATCGTGATCGCGGCGACGGTGAGATCGGTCAGGCTGACCACCGACAGACGCGACCTCGTGATCCTCGCCTGGATCGTCCTGATCGGCGTCGTCGCGCAGGCGCTGGTGGGCGGCATCACCGTGCTCACCGGCCTGAACCCCTTCATCGTCGGATTCCACTACGTGTCGTCGCTGCTCCTGGTCTGCGTGACCGCAGCGTTCCTCGTGCGGCTGTACGCCTTGCCGGGACCCCGCGTGAGCGCTGTGCCGAGGTGGTTCGCGATCCTGAGCCACGTCACGGGTCTCGCCCTCGCCGTCACCATCGTGTTCGGAGTGCTCACCACCGGCTCCGGCCCGCACTCGGGCGACGCCGACGTCTTCCGCCACGGCTTCGACGCGACCGTCCTCGCGCACGTGCACGCCTGGCCCGGCTACATCCTCGCTGCGCTGGTCGCCGCGCTGACGATCTCTGCCTGGGTGCTGCGCCTGGCGCCGCGCCGGTGGCTGCTCTTGCTGGTGATCGCGATCCTCGTGCAGGTCGGCGTCGGCATCTGGCAGGCCCGCGAGGGACTTCCGCCGCTGCTCGTCGGCATCCACATGGTGCTCGCCTCGCTGTCGGCCGCGACCTACACGGTGGTCGTGCTGCACCTGAAGAGGCCGGTCACCGCGGACGACTGAGGCGGGTAGTCGGTCCCGATCCGCGAACCGGGTCATGGTCGGCACAGTAGATGCATAGCCGGAACATCAGAAGCACACCGGTTCGTCGTGCAACGTGGCCCGCATGAACAAGTCACTGACACGCAGCATCGGCTTCTGGCTCCTCCTCGTCCTCTCGCTCGCGTCCGCGGGCGTCGGCGGGTGGATCATCGCCGGACAGCTGGGCACGATGACCAGCACCCTGCTCGACGGCACCGCGACGGGCATCGAGGTCTACGTCGGACAGTCGCTCGTCGTGGTCGGCGCCGCGCTGCTCGGCGCGGGCGTCATCGGCCTTCTGATCTCCGTCGCACTCGTCGCGGTGCAGGCTCTCGTCCCTTCCACGACGCCGGTCGTCGTCGAGCCGATCGACTGGACTGCAGAGTCATCCGAGCCGGGTGAGAGCACGGTGGCGACGGATGCCGCGGAGCCGACCGTCGACACTCAGGTAGAGAAGGCGGATGCCGACGACGAAGGTCAGAACGGAAGCAGCGGGTCGACCGCCACAGCCACGAAGATCAGCGTCAAGTAGGTGATCGAGGCGTGGAAGACCCGCATCGGCCGCGCCTCGTTCCCCCGTACCGCCTGGTTGTACAGACGGTGCGACTCGTAGATGAACCAGCCGCCGAAGACAGCGGCGGACACACCGTAGACGAGGCCCATGCCGGCGATCGGGATCAGCAGCAGCGAGCAGGCGACGGTCGCCCAGGCGTAGAGGATCACCTGGAGTCCGACCTGCGAAGCATTGCGCGTGACGCCGAGCATGGGCACGTCGACGTCTTCGTAGTCGTCCTTGTACTTCATCGAGAGGGGCCAGTAGTGCGGCGGCGTCCAGAGGAAGATGAGGGCGAAGAGGATGAACGCGGGCCAGTCGAGCGACCCGGTGACGGCAGCCCAGCCGATGAGCACGGGGAAGCATCCGGCGATACCGCCCCAGATGATGTTCTGCTCCGTGCGGCGCTTGAGGATCATCGTGTAGATCACGACGTAGAAGAAGATGGCGGATGCCGACAGCGTCGCCGCGAGCCAGTTGGTCGTGAACCACAGCCACACGGTGGAGAGCACGGCGAGCGTCCACGAGAAGATCAGCGCTCCGCGCGGAGTGATCTCTCCCGTCACGAGAGGACGGTTCTCGGTGCGGTGCATGTGCGCGTCGATGTCACGATCGAGGTACATGTTGAACGCCGCGGCGGACCCGGCGCTCAGGGAGCCGCCGATCACCGTGGCGATCACGAGCCACATGTCGGGGAGACCGCCCTGGGCGAGGAACATCACCGGAACGGTGGACACCAGAAGCAGTTCGAGGACGCGCGGCTTGGTGAGGGCGACGTACGCCTTCACAGTACGACCGATGGACTTCTTCACAACGGTCTGATCAGACATCGTTGAGATCTCGATCCCCTCCTCCACACGCGTCACGACAGCTTTTCCATTCTAGGGCACGCGCGCGCCGTGGCCGCCCAGGGCTCCCGCGCACGCAGCCTGTGGAGAACCGCCCCGCCGTGCTCCGCGATCTGGGTACCGTGTGCGGGTGCACCGTCGACCACTCATCCCGTTCCTCGCTCGCCGTCGTCTTCTCGGTCGCGGGTTGCGCGCCGCCTGCCCCCTCCCCTGCCGCGACGACGACGACGTTCGCGAGCGACGAAGAGGCATTCGCCGCCGCAGAAGAGACGTACCGGGGGTACATCGCCGCCTTCAACGACGTCGATCTCACGAAGCCTGAGACGTTTGCACCGGTATTCGTCTTCACCACGGAGAGTTACTCTGCGGATGAGCGAAGACAGCTGTCGGAGATGCACGCCGAGGGTTACGTCCGCGGTGGTGACATCGTCGTCGTCTCGTTCGATCCTTTGACCGCGACCGAGGAAACCGTTACGGCCAGAGCGTGCACGGACACCAGCCAGACGACATTCACCGACGCACATGGAGTCTCTCTGGTGCCCCCGGACCGGCCGGACCACGTATACGTGGAGCTGACCTTCACCTCCAGCACACCGGCGGCGCTTCTGGATACGTCCGAGGTCGTGACGGGCGAATCATGCGCGCCATCGGAGTGATCGCGATGCTTGCTATGACCGGCTCGATCCTGCTGCCCACAGCCCAGGTCGTCGTCGCCAAGACGTGCACCGCGGCGGAGCAGTCGACCTACGGATGCGTCGGCGGAGGCAGCATCGTCACCGTCACGGAAACGCGCCGGACGCCCGGCCGGGACGCCGAGCCCCGGTCGCAGCGAACCGACGCCGGGCACGAGAACCCCGGCGAGACGACCGCGCCCTTCGTCTGCGTCTTCGACGCCCTGTTGCTGCCGCACTGCGTCGCGATCGAAGCGCACCCGCCGCGTCCCGGTACCGATGCGATGCCGTCTCTGAGCGTCTCCGATCTCGCGGGGTTCGCGCCCGCGACCGCCCGCGTCGCGGCGGAACCGGACAACGTCGGCGTCGCCGGCCTGCCGACCAACTTCCTGTCCGCCGCTCAGGTGCACACCCGCACGGGCGAGCTCTTCGGCACTCCAGTACGCGTGCGGTTCACGCCGGTGGGCTACGACTACGAGTACGGTGACGGCTCGTCCGCGACGCTCACGGCGGCCGGCCGGAGCTGGCGGGATCTCCGTCAGGCGCAGTTCACCGCGACACGCACGAGTCACGTCTACTCGCACCGCGGCACTTACAGCGCCGAGGTCGACATCCGATACACCGCCGAGGTCGACCTCGGCACCGGCTGGCTCGACGTGATCGGCGAGCTGCGCAGCGAGGGCGAACCGCAGGAGATCACGGTGCACGAGGCGCGGACCGCGCTCGTCGCGAGAACCTGCGGCGAGAATCCGGCCGCGCCCGGGTGCTGAGGAACCGTGTTCCAGCGATCGTGATCCGCAGTCCAGGACTCGCCGTGATCGGTCGTCGGCACATGGAATTCCTGAGCCGGCGATGCGTTGTAAGAAGCGGTAACGGGTCACACCACGGCGCTATGCTGAAATGACTCGCGCGACCGGCGCACATCACATACCCCTCATGAGAGTTGCGGTCTGCGGTGGTGCTCTCCGGTCGCTCTCGAACAGTTGCAGAAGGGCTTCACAGTGTCGGAATTGCAGTGGGATGAGATCGACCGGCGCGCGGTGGACACCGCGCGTCTGCTGGCAGCGGATGCCGTCGAGAAGGTCGGGAACGGCCACCCCGGTACCGCGATGAGCCTGGCTCCCGCCGCGTATCTCCTCTATCAGCGCGTGCTGCGCCACGATCCGACCGACACCGACTGGCTCGGCCGTGACCGCTTCATCCTCTCGGTCGGACACTCGTCGCTCACCCAGTACGTGCAGCTCTACCTCGGCGGCTTCGGCCTCGAGCTCGACGACCTCAAGGCACTGCGCACCTGGGGATCGCTCACCCCCGGACACCCCGAGTACGGTCACACCAAGGGCGTCGAGATCACCACGGGGCCGCTCGGCCAGGGTCTCGCCTCCGCCGTCGGATTCGCGTACGCCGCCCGCTACGAGCGCGGCCTGTTCGACCCCGAGGCGCAGCCGGGTACGAGCCCGTTCGACCACTTCGTGTACGTGATCGCGGGTGACGGCGACCTCCAGGAGGGCGTGACGAGCGAGGCCTCCTCCCTCGCGGGCCACCAGGAGCTCGGCAACCTCATCGCCATCTACGACTCCAACCAGATCTCGATCGAGGACGACACGAACGTCGCCTTCACCGAAGATGTGGCCAAGCGCTACGAGGCGTACGGCTGGCAGGTGCAGATCGTCGACTGGAAGAAGACCGGCGAATACGTCGAGGACGTCGCG
Protein-coding regions in this window:
- a CDS encoding COX15/CtaA family protein; translation: MPQPSIATPTNSPGAPSTHAILWGRALRIFAWLSFLAQTIIIGTGGAVRLTGSGLGCSEWPLCTPESLVPIYADQGIHGIIEFGNRVMTGVVGVIALAVLLLVLARVGGRRLVFSALLFAAAGIVAAGIVFAVVSLFSLPATPFAMAALLAIVIAATVRSVRLTTDRRDLVILAWIVLIGVVAQALVGGITVLTGLNPFIVGFHYVSSLLLVCVTAAFLVRLYALPGPRVSAVPRWFAILSHVTGLALAVTIVFGVLTTGSGPHSGDADVFRHGFDATVLAHVHAWPGYILAALVAALTISAWVLRLAPRRWLLLLVIAILVQVGVGIWQAREGLPPLLVGIHMVLASLSAATYTVVVLHLKRPVTADD
- a CDS encoding heme o synthase — its product is MSDQTVVKKSIGRTVKAYVALTKPRVLELLLVSTVPVMFLAQGGLPDMWLVIATVIGGSLSAGSAAAFNMYLDRDIDAHMHRTENRPLVTGEITPRGALIFSWTLAVLSTVWLWFTTNWLAATLSASAIFFYVVIYTMILKRRTEQNIIWGGIAGCFPVLIGWAAVTGSLDWPAFILFALIFLWTPPHYWPLSMKYKDDYEDVDVPMLGVTRNASQVGLQVILYAWATVACSLLLIPIAGMGLVYGVSAAVFGGWFIYESHRLYNQAVRGNEARPMRVFHASITYLTLIFVAVAVDPLLPF